From the genome of Bradyrhizobium elkanii USDA 76, one region includes:
- a CDS encoding WecB/TagA/CpsF family glycosyltransferase: MTEHVSLLGVEFDAVTLDQAAQRCVDICRRSNNSHVVMTINASHLCMMRRDVELAHACSAADMTVADGMPVVWAIRASGQHMPERVAGIDLMEGLLRAAASNGLCVYFLGAHQDVVEKLVRVCEARFPQLKIAGFRNGYFGPDEHDVIVDEIRASGAHILFIGLPSPFKEVWSERYRDRLQVPVILGVGGSFDVLAGFIKRAPRLFQSLGLEWFWRLMMEPRKLWRRYLSTNSEFIWLALREVVARRAYAVRRESALAGSANAVRRDNRIVVSERRVADRRILVRRRSNVRNPQAPIPDRRRSIERRVSERRARTVSALKGIEVSA; encoded by the coding sequence ATGACGGAACACGTAAGCCTATTGGGCGTCGAATTTGATGCGGTTACCCTCGATCAGGCGGCGCAGCGCTGTGTCGATATCTGTCGCCGCTCGAACAATTCCCACGTGGTGATGACGATCAATGCGTCGCATCTCTGCATGATGCGGCGAGACGTGGAGTTGGCGCACGCATGTTCCGCGGCCGATATGACGGTCGCGGACGGTATGCCGGTGGTTTGGGCAATACGGGCGTCAGGTCAACACATGCCGGAGCGCGTGGCCGGCATCGATCTGATGGAAGGACTGTTAAGGGCTGCCGCATCCAACGGACTTTGTGTCTATTTTCTAGGGGCGCATCAGGACGTCGTCGAAAAGCTCGTGCGGGTCTGCGAGGCGCGCTTTCCGCAACTGAAGATCGCTGGTTTCCGGAACGGCTACTTCGGTCCGGACGAGCATGACGTTATCGTCGATGAGATACGAGCCAGCGGCGCCCACATTCTCTTTATCGGCTTGCCGTCCCCGTTCAAGGAGGTGTGGAGCGAGCGCTATCGGGATCGGCTGCAAGTTCCCGTCATCCTGGGGGTGGGTGGCAGCTTCGACGTCTTGGCCGGCTTCATCAAGCGCGCTCCTCGGCTATTCCAATCGCTCGGTCTCGAGTGGTTCTGGCGGCTGATGATGGAGCCGCGCAAATTATGGCGGCGATATCTTTCCACCAACAGCGAGTTCATCTGGCTGGCGCTCCGCGAAGTGGTGGCGCGTCGGGCCTATGCTGTCCGCCGGGAGAGTGCTCTCGCCGGATCGGCAAACGCTGTGCGGAGAGACAACCGAATAGTGGTTTCGGAACGCAGGGTGGCTGATCGGAGAATTCTTGTCAGGCGAAGGAGCAACGTGCGGAATCCACAAGCTCCGATACCCGATCGCCGGCGCAGCATAGAGCGACGTGTCTCAGAGCGTCGGGCACGGACAGTTAGTGCTCTCAAGGGTATCGAGGTGAGCGCCTGA
- a CDS encoding winged helix-turn-helix domain-containing tetratricopeptide repeat protein, which produces MATIHEFGPYRLDAEAVMLFRESEPVALGRRAVTLLRLLVEQAGTPVSKDALMQAAWPGLAIEESNLTVQIAALRRVFADVEGGTTWIETLPRRGYRYVGPLVAAESGAGLPTAPAITVPDGPSLAVLPFSNLSGDSAQEYFSDGITGDIIAELSRFRSLFVVARHSSFAYKGKTPEIKQVGRELGVRYVAEGSVRKIGSRMRVTVQLLDGASGYNLWTERYDRELEDIFALQDEIVRAIVAALPGRLEDAGREIARRKPTPNITAYDLVLLGNERWRQLTVKGMAEARQFFRDAVALDPQYARAHVNIAWTIVCDVFLESPGTAKLDDALSEIETALDIDGGDAWAHGVFAQLLFLRREDAKAEIHFSRALALNPNDADVAAVFANILVYWGRWREALTWIGAAKRLNPFPPNLYHWYHALALYSGRRYDEAVKTLMEARSPDRWSHSLLAACYAQMGRHSEARSEAEAFVTERCREISANGATPPANTLDLVRARAERYRNSVDREHFLDGLRKAGLSG; this is translated from the coding sequence ATGGCGACGATCCACGAATTCGGCCCCTACCGCCTCGACGCGGAAGCCGTGATGTTGTTTCGAGAGTCCGAACCGGTCGCGCTCGGGCGGCGCGCGGTGACGCTGCTTCGGCTGCTTGTCGAGCAGGCCGGAACGCCGGTTTCCAAGGACGCATTGATGCAGGCGGCGTGGCCGGGGCTTGCGATCGAGGAGAGCAATCTGACGGTGCAGATCGCCGCTCTGCGGCGGGTATTTGCCGACGTCGAGGGCGGTACGACCTGGATCGAGACCCTCCCGCGCCGCGGCTACCGCTATGTCGGGCCACTGGTCGCCGCCGAATCCGGCGCCGGCCTGCCCACCGCGCCGGCAATAACGGTGCCCGATGGGCCGTCGCTTGCAGTGCTGCCGTTCTCGAATCTCAGCGGCGATTCCGCGCAGGAATATTTTTCCGACGGAATCACGGGAGATATCATCGCCGAACTGTCGCGTTTCCGCTCGCTGTTCGTTGTCGCCCGCCACTCCAGCTTCGCCTACAAGGGCAAGACGCCCGAGATCAAACAAGTCGGCCGCGAACTCGGCGTCAGGTACGTGGCCGAAGGAAGCGTGCGCAAGATCGGCAGCCGGATGCGGGTGACCGTCCAGCTTCTCGATGGCGCGAGCGGTTACAATCTCTGGACCGAGCGCTACGACCGCGAACTCGAAGACATCTTCGCCCTGCAGGACGAGATCGTCCGCGCAATCGTCGCAGCCCTTCCGGGCCGGCTCGAGGACGCCGGCCGCGAGATCGCCAGACGCAAGCCGACCCCGAACATTACCGCCTATGACCTGGTTCTGCTGGGCAACGAGCGCTGGCGTCAATTGACCGTGAAGGGCATGGCGGAAGCCAGGCAGTTTTTCCGGGACGCCGTCGCGCTCGATCCGCAATATGCCCGCGCTCACGTCAACATTGCCTGGACGATCGTCTGCGACGTGTTTCTCGAATCGCCTGGCACGGCGAAGCTCGACGATGCGCTGAGCGAGATCGAGACCGCGCTCGACATCGACGGCGGCGACGCCTGGGCCCATGGCGTCTTCGCGCAATTGCTGTTCCTGCGTCGCGAGGATGCCAAGGCTGAAATCCATTTCAGCCGAGCTCTCGCGCTCAATCCAAACGACGCCGATGTCGCCGCCGTTTTCGCGAACATTCTGGTCTACTGGGGACGGTGGCGAGAGGCCCTCACCTGGATCGGTGCGGCCAAACGACTGAATCCTTTCCCGCCCAATCTGTACCACTGGTACCACGCGCTCGCGCTCTATTCGGGGCGCCGGTACGATGAAGCAGTCAAGACGCTGATGGAGGCGCGATCCCCCGACCGCTGGTCGCACAGTCTGCTTGCCGCCTGTTATGCGCAGATGGGTCGGCACAGCGAAGCGCGATCCGAAGCCGAAGCGTTCGTCACGGAACGTTGTCGTGAAATAAGCGCGAACGGCGCAACGCCGCCGGCGAACACCCTCGATCTCGTTCGAGCACGGGCCGAAAGGTACAGAAATTCAGTCGATCGCGAGCACTTCCTCGACGGCTTGCGCAAGGCCGGCCTATCGGGCTGA
- a CDS encoding gamma-glutamyltransferase family protein codes for MLQTKRSYSGMVTAPHHLAAQAGLAVLSEGGNAVEAMIASAATIAVVYPHMNGLGGDSFWLVGRAGSAPVGIQACGRSAKAASRAWYREHGCSTIPSRGPLAALTAAGTVDGWQKAYELSRDRHGGRMPLSRLLEPAIGYAADGVAVTQTLHDNSTKKRAELQDVPGFAEVYLPQGGPLAVGTRLQQPRVADTLRQLARAGLSDFYRGDLARSMATDLERLGSPLRLSDLEQHQASLVTPLSVDVAGHKVFNMPPPTQGLASLLILALYARRMAKEADGVDHLHRLVESTKASFRIRNRYVTDPDYMARAAAGFLTDESIAALEKTVAIDHAARWPDPPTQGDTVWLAATDRNGLGVSFIQSIYWEFGSGVILPQSGVTWQNRGTSFGLAETDINRLEPGRLPFHTIQPAMAELSDGRLLSYGTMGGEGQPQTQAAIFTRYALHGQDLQSTVTAPRWLLGRTWGEENNNLKVESRFDPAVVDALRALGHDIQVVGAFEEFMGHAGAIVWHPDGLLEGASDPRSDGVVAAR; via the coding sequence ATGCTGCAGACCAAGCGAAGCTATAGCGGAATGGTGACCGCGCCGCATCACCTTGCGGCGCAGGCCGGGCTTGCCGTCCTTTCCGAGGGCGGCAATGCGGTCGAGGCGATGATTGCGTCCGCCGCCACGATCGCGGTGGTCTATCCGCATATGAACGGCCTCGGCGGCGACAGCTTCTGGCTGGTCGGCCGGGCGGGCTCTGCGCCGGTCGGAATCCAGGCGTGCGGACGGTCGGCGAAGGCCGCCAGCCGCGCCTGGTATCGCGAGCATGGCTGCAGCACCATCCCAAGCCGCGGACCGCTCGCGGCACTCACCGCTGCCGGGACCGTCGATGGCTGGCAGAAGGCCTATGAGCTCAGCCGCGATCGCCATGGGGGGCGCATGCCGCTGTCGCGGCTGCTCGAACCTGCGATCGGCTATGCCGCCGATGGCGTCGCCGTGACCCAGACCCTGCACGACAACTCCACGAAGAAGCGCGCTGAACTGCAGGATGTGCCGGGCTTTGCCGAGGTCTATCTGCCGCAGGGCGGTCCGCTTGCGGTCGGCACGCGGTTGCAGCAGCCGCGCGTGGCAGACACGTTGCGGCAGCTGGCGCGAGCCGGCCTTTCCGATTTCTATCGCGGCGACCTGGCGCGTTCGATGGCGACTGATCTCGAACGGCTCGGCAGCCCGCTCCGCCTATCCGATCTGGAGCAGCATCAAGCCTCACTGGTGACGCCGCTGTCGGTCGATGTGGCGGGGCACAAGGTGTTCAACATGCCGCCGCCGACGCAGGGCCTGGCCTCGCTGTTGATTCTTGCGCTCTATGCCCGGCGCATGGCGAAGGAGGCGGATGGGGTCGATCATCTGCATCGGCTGGTCGAGAGCACCAAGGCGTCGTTCCGCATCCGCAATCGCTACGTGACCGACCCCGACTACATGGCGCGGGCGGCTGCCGGGTTTCTCACCGACGAGTCCATTGCGGCGCTCGAAAAGACCGTCGCCATCGATCATGCAGCGCGCTGGCCTGACCCGCCGACCCAGGGCGATACGGTCTGGCTTGCTGCGACCGACCGGAACGGCCTCGGCGTCAGTTTCATTCAGAGCATCTATTGGGAGTTTGGCTCGGGCGTCATCCTCCCCCAAAGCGGGGTCACCTGGCAGAACCGTGGGACGAGCTTCGGTCTCGCCGAGACCGACATCAACCGCCTGGAACCTGGGCGGCTGCCGTTCCATACCATTCAGCCTGCAATGGCTGAACTCAGCGATGGCCGGCTGTTGTCCTACGGCACGATGGGCGGCGAAGGGCAGCCGCAAACCCAGGCCGCGATCTTCACGCGCTACGCCTTGCACGGTCAGGACCTTCAGTCGACAGTGACCGCGCCGCGCTGGTTGCTCGGTCGCACATGGGGCGAGGAGAACAACAATCTCAAGGTCGAATCGCGTTTCGATCCTGCCGTTGTCGACGCGCTGCGGGCGCTCGGCCACGACATCCAGGTGGTCGGCGCGTTCGAGGAATTCATGGGCCACGCCGGCGCAATCGTCTGGCATCCGGACGGACTGCTCGAGGGCGCCAGCGATCCCCGCAGCGACGGCGTCGTCGCTGCCCGGTGA
- a CDS encoding TetR family transcriptional regulator, whose amino-acid sequence MSALGSYNLRKACPVTETTASTNPARSATRGRRARDSALTKEAILHAATFEFCRNGIGGARVEAIAKRAKANMRLLYAYFGDKNGLYLAVLEHVYTEIRAAEQQLKLDDLDPVAAMRELINFTFTFFGAHQNYIALINNENLQRGRNLRKSRKIADLTLPLVASIENILRRGLAVGLFRSDVDPVQLYVTITAMSYFHVSNRYTLSAMFDKDLGEPDWLEKRRHHALDVIMTWLTAMAAASEGKRKPSAARTPAGAAR is encoded by the coding sequence TTGTCGGCGCTGGGCTCGTACAACCTGAGAAAAGCTTGTCCCGTGACTGAAACGACAGCATCGACCAATCCGGCCCGCAGCGCCACGCGGGGCAGACGGGCCCGCGATTCCGCGTTGACGAAGGAAGCGATCCTGCACGCGGCGACGTTCGAGTTCTGCCGCAACGGCATTGGCGGGGCTCGGGTTGAAGCCATCGCGAAGCGCGCCAAAGCCAACATGCGGTTGCTGTACGCCTATTTCGGCGACAAGAACGGCCTTTATCTCGCCGTGCTCGAACACGTCTACACCGAGATCCGTGCGGCCGAACAGCAACTCAAGCTCGACGACCTCGATCCCGTCGCGGCCATGCGCGAGCTGATCAACTTCACGTTCACCTTTTTCGGGGCGCACCAGAACTATATTGCCCTGATCAACAATGAGAACCTGCAGCGCGGGCGCAACCTGCGCAAATCGCGCAAGATCGCCGACCTCACGCTGCCCTTGGTCGCGAGCATCGAAAACATCCTTCGCCGGGGCCTAGCGGTCGGGCTATTCCGCAGCGACGTCGATCCGGTTCAGCTCTACGTCACGATCACGGCCATGAGCTATTTTCATGTCTCCAACCGCTACACGCTGTCGGCGATGTTCGACAAGGATCTGGGAGAGCCGGACTGGCTGGAGAAACGTCGCCACCACGCGCTGGACGTGATCATGACCTGGTTGACGGCGATGGCGGCCGCAAGCGAGGGAAAACGGAAACCGTCGGCAGCCAGAACACCCGCCGGCGCCGCACGCTAG
- a CDS encoding amidohydrolase family protein, with protein sequence MSTVDTLFRNARLVDGRTVDVAVCDGRIISIASHSQSPVAARETLDLTGRLVLPGLVDGHIHLDKGFVGDDWKSHRPCTAGFSVRERVKFEKEALAGARPIAVRAAALIDLCVAHGTTQMRSHVDIDLQVGLRNLEQVMAARDAHRNKVSVQIVAFPQSGIVTSPGVAGLLDEAVRAGADLVGGLDPAGYDADIDGHLDVIFGIADRRGVGIDIHLHDGGLLGIFEIENIARRTKALGLGGKVTISHAYALGEVPRDAVQRTAQLLAEAGVAILTNAPGAHAFPPVLLLRDAGVNVFAGNDNIRDSWWPYGDGDLLERAMIVGYRSGFSTDADLAAAFNMVTTNAAQALGLRDYGVAKGAAADFVVLDAQHVQEAVVARPRPRDVYKNGRLVAHGGTIVTAAR encoded by the coding sequence GTGAGCACTGTCGACACGCTGTTTCGAAACGCCCGACTGGTCGATGGGCGCACCGTCGATGTCGCCGTATGCGACGGCCGCATCATCTCGATCGCGTCGCACTCCCAATCCCCGGTCGCGGCCCGCGAAACCCTTGATCTGACCGGACGCCTTGTGTTGCCGGGGCTGGTCGATGGTCATATCCACCTCGACAAGGGCTTCGTCGGCGACGATTGGAAGTCCCACCGCCCCTGCACCGCCGGTTTCAGCGTGCGCGAGCGCGTCAAGTTCGAAAAGGAGGCACTTGCCGGCGCCAGGCCGATTGCGGTGCGGGCGGCGGCGCTGATCGACCTCTGCGTCGCGCACGGCACGACCCAGATGCGCAGCCACGTCGATATCGACCTTCAGGTCGGGTTGCGCAATCTCGAGCAGGTCATGGCGGCGCGCGACGCGCACCGCAACAAGGTGTCGGTCCAGATCGTCGCCTTTCCGCAAAGCGGCATCGTGACATCGCCGGGCGTAGCCGGACTGCTCGACGAGGCGGTACGCGCCGGCGCGGACTTGGTCGGCGGCCTCGATCCGGCGGGTTACGATGCCGACATCGACGGGCATCTCGACGTCATCTTCGGCATTGCCGACCGGCGCGGGGTCGGCATCGACATTCACCTGCATGACGGCGGCTTGCTCGGTATCTTCGAGATCGAGAACATTGCACGCCGGACGAAGGCCCTCGGGCTCGGCGGCAAGGTCACGATCAGCCATGCCTATGCGCTCGGCGAGGTGCCGCGTGATGCCGTTCAGCGCACCGCGCAGCTGCTCGCGGAGGCCGGAGTCGCGATCTTGACCAACGCGCCCGGAGCGCATGCGTTTCCGCCGGTGTTGCTGCTGCGCGATGCCGGCGTCAATGTGTTCGCCGGCAATGACAACATCCGCGATTCCTGGTGGCCCTACGGCGATGGCGACCTCCTGGAGCGCGCCATGATCGTCGGCTACCGCTCCGGCTTCAGCACCGATGCCGACCTAGCGGCGGCCTTCAACATGGTAACCACCAATGCCGCGCAGGCCCTCGGCCTCCGGGACTATGGGGTGGCCAAGGGCGCGGCGGCGGACTTCGTCGTGCTCGACGCGCAGCACGTGCAAGAGGCGGTGGTGGCCCGGCCCAGGCCGCGCGACGTCTACAAGAACGGGCGCCTCGTCGCGCATGGCGGCACGATCGTGACGGCAGCGCGCTGA
- a CDS encoding polysaccharide deacetylase family protein, which yields MDPRNVEARDVLISIAEDGDRLSRGEAVLRSDSVGPALAAHGRYRYSAIGQRPDFNWPQGRRLAVYVGLNLEHFAFGDGLGAELCPGGPHPDVLNYAWRDYGNRVGVWRLIELFDELELSVLANSSIYHYCPEVMEAFRARGDEVVGHGRTNSERQGVLAPDEERQLIAEATDVIARAEGRRPRGWLGPWISQSQVTPDLLAEAGYEYLLDWCMDDQPVWFSTRNGGRILSVPYPQELNDIPSIVGRKDSGEQFATMITDAFEEMLAQSKRQSLVMGIALHPYLVGQPHRLRPLRRALQTILARRDEIWITTAGGIAAFSRALPDGIVPT from the coding sequence ATGGACCCAAGGAATGTCGAGGCCCGCGACGTGTTGATCTCGATCGCGGAAGATGGCGACCGCCTGTCGCGCGGGGAAGCGGTACTGCGCTCGGATTCTGTCGGACCCGCCCTCGCCGCCCACGGGCGCTATCGCTACAGCGCGATCGGGCAACGTCCGGATTTCAATTGGCCGCAAGGACGGCGGCTCGCCGTCTATGTCGGTCTCAACCTCGAGCATTTCGCATTCGGCGACGGACTCGGTGCCGAGCTCTGCCCCGGCGGTCCGCATCCGGACGTCCTCAACTACGCCTGGCGTGACTATGGCAACCGTGTCGGCGTGTGGCGCCTGATCGAGCTGTTCGACGAGTTGGAGCTGTCGGTGCTCGCAAACAGCAGCATCTATCACTACTGCCCTGAAGTCATGGAGGCATTTCGCGCCCGCGGCGACGAAGTCGTCGGTCACGGCCGCACCAATTCCGAGCGCCAGGGTGTGCTTGCGCCCGACGAGGAGCGTCAATTGATCGCGGAAGCGACCGATGTCATCGCGCGAGCCGAAGGGCGGCGGCCGCGCGGCTGGCTGGGACCCTGGATTTCGCAATCACAGGTCACACCCGATCTGCTGGCCGAAGCAGGCTACGAGTACCTGCTCGACTGGTGCATGGACGATCAGCCGGTGTGGTTCTCGACGCGGAACGGCGGCCGCATCCTTTCAGTGCCCTATCCGCAGGAGTTGAACGATATCCCCTCGATCGTCGGTCGCAAGGACTCCGGCGAGCAGTTCGCCACCATGATCACCGACGCGTTCGAGGAGATGCTGGCACAGTCGAAAAGGCAATCGCTGGTCATGGGAATTGCGCTGCACCCCTATCTGGTCGGCCAGCCGCACCGCCTGCGTCCGCTGCGCCGCGCTCTGCAGACAATCCTGGCGCGGCGTGACGAGATCTGGATCACCACCGCGGGAGGCATAGCCGCGTTCTCGCGCGCGCTACCGGATGGCATCGTCCCAACATGA
- a CDS encoding ABC transporter substrate-binding protein, translated as MPFTSGARAAEPIKIGLVTALSGQSARAGEALTRGATIAIEEINAKGGVLGRPLELVRRDDESNPAKGLIAARELIQREKVAVLVGGLDTPVELAIVPFVNNVKVPFVVPWAAGTNITRNGAPSNYVFRVSAMDDEVDKAIVQFSRKTYNAKKPGLILVNNPWGESNEHGLKAALKAAGIEPAGVEKFEGNDVDVVSQLSRLKQAGADTLYLVGNVGPSSQVVKSLDRMGWAPPIVSHWGPAGGRFTELAGPSAENVIFVQTYSFFGNLSPVGKRVMSALQAKYSDIKGPADVTPAVGVANAYDSILVIARAIEKAGGTEPTAVRDGFYAIDRVDGLIKTYEKPFAQDKHDALTAGDYIWARFEDNHIMPFARN; from the coding sequence TTGCCGTTCACGTCTGGCGCGCGCGCGGCCGAACCGATCAAGATCGGCCTGGTGACCGCCCTGTCGGGGCAGTCGGCGCGCGCCGGCGAGGCGCTGACCCGCGGAGCGACGATCGCCATCGAGGAAATCAATGCGAAGGGCGGCGTACTTGGACGTCCGCTCGAGCTCGTCCGCCGCGACGACGAGAGCAATCCGGCCAAAGGGCTGATTGCCGCGCGCGAGCTGATTCAGCGCGAGAAGGTCGCGGTCCTGGTCGGCGGCCTCGACACGCCGGTCGAGCTCGCCATCGTGCCGTTCGTCAACAACGTCAAGGTGCCGTTCGTCGTGCCGTGGGCCGCCGGGACCAACATCACGCGGAACGGCGCGCCGTCCAACTACGTGTTCCGCGTCTCGGCCATGGACGATGAGGTCGACAAGGCGATCGTCCAGTTCTCGCGCAAGACCTACAATGCGAAGAAGCCCGGGCTCATCCTCGTCAACAATCCCTGGGGCGAGTCGAACGAGCATGGCCTGAAGGCGGCATTGAAGGCCGCAGGAATTGAGCCTGCCGGCGTCGAGAAGTTCGAAGGCAACGACGTGGATGTCGTTTCCCAGCTATCGCGGCTGAAGCAGGCCGGCGCCGACACGCTCTACCTGGTCGGCAATGTCGGACCGTCCTCCCAGGTGGTGAAATCGCTCGACCGCATGGGCTGGGCGCCGCCGATCGTCTCGCATTGGGGGCCGGCCGGCGGCCGCTTCACCGAGCTCGCCGGGCCGAGCGCGGAGAACGTGATCTTCGTCCAGACCTACAGCTTCTTCGGGAACCTGTCGCCGGTCGGCAAGCGGGTGATGTCGGCCCTGCAGGCGAAGTATTCGGATATCAAGGGGCCTGCGGACGTGACGCCGGCGGTTGGCGTCGCCAACGCCTACGACTCCATCCTGGTCATTGCGCGAGCAATCGAAAAGGCCGGTGGCACCGAACCGACCGCCGTCCGTGACGGTTTCTACGCCATCGACCGCGTGGACGGCTTGATCAAGACCTACGAGAAGCCGTTCGCGCAAGACAAGCACGATGCGCTGACGGCGGGGGACTACATCTGGGCGCGGTTCGAGGACAACCACATCATGCCGTTCGCGCGGAACTGA
- a CDS encoding branched-chain amino acid ABC transporter permease, whose amino-acid sequence MSFLPAVITGLALGSMYGLLALGFHVTYAVSGTVNFSQGSSMTLGAVAGYFFLVLWGWPAAAGIPAVLLVCALYGLLIERFAVRPFVQRGSDNWLMATVAVGIIVDNVMMFVFGKEPRSFPSVLAAKPIQIVEGAGVYPLQLLIPVVGLLLALALHLLSRRTRHGVAMLAVVQNPNAARLMGINVSGAIAASYAVSAMLAGVAALLIAPLFNVSSEMGTLFGIKAFAAAIIGGLGSAWGVMLAGLCLGLIEVFATNYLGSVYTQIITFASVIAILVVLPHGLLGRAGVKKV is encoded by the coding sequence ATGTCATTTCTTCCCGCGGTGATAACAGGACTGGCGCTGGGGAGCATGTACGGGCTGCTTGCGCTTGGCTTCCACGTCACCTACGCCGTCTCCGGCACGGTCAATTTCTCCCAAGGCAGCTCGATGACCCTGGGAGCCGTTGCCGGATACTTCTTCCTCGTGCTGTGGGGATGGCCGGCCGCGGCCGGCATTCCCGCCGTTCTGCTCGTCTGCGCGCTCTATGGCCTGCTGATTGAGCGCTTTGCCGTCCGGCCGTTCGTGCAGCGCGGCTCCGACAATTGGCTGATGGCGACCGTTGCGGTCGGCATCATCGTCGACAACGTGATGATGTTCGTCTTCGGCAAGGAGCCGCGCAGCTTTCCGTCCGTCCTGGCGGCCAAGCCGATCCAGATCGTCGAGGGCGCGGGGGTCTATCCGTTGCAGCTCCTGATTCCCGTGGTCGGATTGCTGCTGGCGCTGGCACTTCATCTGCTCAGTCGCCGGACGCGCCATGGCGTCGCCATGCTCGCGGTGGTCCAGAATCCGAACGCTGCGCGGCTGATGGGCATCAACGTCAGCGGCGCCATCGCGGCAAGCTACGCGGTCTCGGCGATGCTGGCCGGGGTTGCGGCGCTGCTGATCGCGCCCCTGTTCAACGTGTCCTCCGAAATGGGCACGCTGTTCGGCATCAAGGCCTTCGCGGCGGCGATCATCGGCGGCCTCGGCAGCGCCTGGGGCGTGATGCTGGCCGGGCTCTGTCTCGGCCTGATCGAGGTGTTCGCGACCAATTACCTGGGATCGGTCTACACCCAGATCATCACATTCGCCTCGGTGATCGCGATCCTTGTCGTCCTCCCCCACGGGCTGCTCGGCCGAGCCGGAGTGAAAAAAGTATGA